The following nucleotide sequence is from Mytilus trossulus isolate FHL-02 chromosome 9, PNRI_Mtr1.1.1.hap1, whole genome shotgun sequence.
AGATGTCGAAATATTTAACTTGGATACTCCATAAAGACAATTAAGGCCCCGGAGCTATAACAAAGAGAAAACTTACTAATGACCACACCCCCACCTTATAAAAGCAAGATACATCGAAAAAGGAAATGCAAACAAAAGTGAGATCTTCTTTATTATCCTCCTCAGACCAAAAAAATTAGGCAGTTAGTATTCTTGGTCTTAATTGGTTTACgctgtcatttcggggccttttatggcAGACTATgagatatgggctttgcttttGAAGACCTATAattgttgatttctgtgtcattttagtctcttgtacagagttgtctcattggcaatcataccacatctttttttatatatacatgtatatttcaatcatttaacaagacttcaaaattaattgttgttttgttttttgttgtatcttTAATTcttcgcaaaaattaaaaattgttcctgtaattaaaattttgttcaaattcaatggaattttgtatttgcaccggcatgaaaaaattaaaaaaattaaaagaagcaACTTCGAAAATCTCTGTACTTTAAGTGGCATTTCTCATGAGTAGAATATAAGATCAACGATTGAAACTTTCCGTGGAACAATGTCAAAATCGTTATTTTATTAGGAACGTCGTGTAACGCTTAAGTGGCACCAATACCGTGCGTAACGTCATAGCTATCGTACATGCATTAACTCAGCACATGCCAACATATTTGCATTAACTAGCTTTCATGAAAATTAAGCTTCCGTTTgtgaaaaaaagatgttttcttGTTCTCTAATAGGCACGCAAAATGTAGAATCTAATGACTCAATCTGGTCGTCTCAAAGTCAGAGTTATGTTTCCGGTAGGATAACATGGCTTCATGCGAACTTATGGCACGccgttattatatttattcaatttcgagatatcttatttagttaaataagatatcttataaactaattgagatatcttaataacaaaatgagatatctcatatattaattgagatatctgatttattaaataagatatcttatatattaaataagatatcttatatattaaataagatgtcttattaaaatgtttataaagatattttattaaatatataagatatcttatttaaaatataagatatctctattaatttataagatatcttattaactatataagatatcttttatatagttaataatagagatatcttatttacttaATAAGATAGCTCCATAAATTAATAAGATAtatctattagtttataagatatctctattaattaataagatatctctattagtttataagatatatctattaattaatagagatatcttattaacttatagatatatcttataaactaatagagatatcttgtaaactaatagagatatcttataaactaatagagatatcttatttactttcaaattaaataagatatcttataaaaattaaagatatcttaatacttaataagatatcttgttaaataaataagatatcttcaaattagaataaatataaaaccgGCCTGCCATACGAACTATTATtccattttgataaaatattagtaggtttttctatatgaatgggattttgaataaataagcatattcacctgcggaAAAAGGATATTCACCGCGCAAAACGTCTCTTGCTTTTACGtttataattttggtaaaacacgtttgatgtacaattagttttggtaaatattttccattacattaatttctctcggcctcagtgaatatcagtttttcaaaagtcaataaaaccgcatatttacctcatcaaaagacagtaattgtataatatcttGTGAACTACAACGTAGAACGTTAAAAATACAACTGATCGTGTTGGTCTAACAGAAAGTCGGGTGTTTATTTATACCACATTAACACGTTCTCGTTCTGAAAATGCATGTAATTTtatcactggacgttaaacagcCGTCAGTCCATCCATCGTTTTCATCCGCCAGACGAATTAGGTCGTACAGGTACGAATAGTATATCGTACATGATAACTaagatatactagtatattggAAAGTGGTTTTCTGTTATTCTTTGTCgttgtttttctatttctttgACGTTTACTCAACtaacttttatataataagcgtatacaaaagaaacagaaaaaaagtgtaTGATCATCCTAGACTATCTCAATACTTGTGTAtagatctttttatttttagattaatatctaacattaaatatttaaaaacaaagaaaaactgCAAGGCACAGTTAAGACAGCTGTATGATTTTTCAAATGACTTGAATTTTCAATGCACAACCTCGAAGACAGTTTGAACAGAACTGTTAAAATCAATGTAATCAAACATTAGTGGAAGTTTTACACatcaaaaatgtcattttaacatTTCGTCATCTCAGCTGTCATCTGTATACCATTCTCAAGTTCCATAgtctaaaagaaatgaaagtttccacatattttttttatattaatattaattaatcaataaatacCAAAATATTACCCTTTCCTGCTGCTaaacgtttccctcagttttagtttaataccccgattttgttttttgtccatggatttatgagttttgaacagcgatatactactgttgcctttatttaagatagttaataataaataaactcatcatgaaaaccaggattaaattttgtattttgccagacgcgcgtttcgtttacaaaagactcatcagtgccgctcgaatccaaaaaagctAAAAaggcataaaaaagaagatgcagtcacatattttaaattaagatttATGTTAGCTATATCATAAGTAAAATGTTCAAGGTTAacgattgtttaaaataacaagttgaTAGTCAGAAAGTTATAGTTCTAACCAGTGTccgattgtttaaaataacaagttgaTAGTCAGAAAGTTATGGTTTTAACCAGCGTccgattgtttaaaataacaagttgaTAGTCAGAAAGTTGTGGTTTTAACCAGCGTccgattgtttaaaataacaagttgaTAGTCAGAAAGTTATGGTTTTAACCAGCGTccgattgtttaaaataacaagttgaTAGTCATGAAGTTATGGTTTTAACCAGCGTccgattgtttaaaataacaagttgaTAGTCAGAAAGTTATAGTTCTAACCAGTTccgattgtttaaaataacaagttgaTAGTCAGAAAGTTATGGTTTTAACCAGCGTccgattgtttaaaataacaagttgaTAGTCAGAAAGTTATGGTTTTAACCAGCGTccgattgtttaaaataacaagttgaTAGTCAGAAAGTTATGGTTTTAACCAGCGTccgattgtttaaaataacaagttgaTAGTCAGAAAGTTATGGTTTTAACCAGCGTccgattgtttaaaataacaagtAGATAGTCAGAAAGTTATGGTTTTAACCAGCGTtcgattgtttaaaataacaagtAGATTGTCAGAAAGTTATGTTTTTTACCAGCGTccgattgtttaaaataacaagttgaTAGTCAGAAAGTTATAGTTCTAACTAGTGTCCGATTgttcaaaataacaagttgaTAGTCAgaaagttattttttaacaagCGTCcgattgtttaaaaataacaagttgaTAGTCAGAAAGTTATAGTTCTAACCAGTGTCcgattgtttaaaaaaacaagttgATAGTCAGAAAGTTATGGTTTTAACCAGCGTccgattgtttaaaataacaagtTAATAGTCAGAAGTTATGGTTCTAACCAGTGTccgattgtttaaaataacaagttgaTAGTCAGAAAGTTATGGTTCTAACCAGCGtccgattttttaaaataacaagttgaTGGTCAGAAAGTTATGGTCCTAACCACTGAACCAGTGTCCGATTgttcaaaataacaagttgaTAGGCAGAAAGTTATGGTTCTAACCAGCGTccgattgtttaaaataacaagttgaTAGTCAGAAAGTTATGGTTCTAACCAGCGTccgattgtttaaaataacaagttgaTAGTCAGAAAGTTATGGTTCTAACCAGTGTCCGATTgttcaaaataacaagttgaTAGTCAGAAGTTATGGTTCTAACCAGTGTccgattgtttaaaataacaagtTAATAGTCAGAACGTTATGGTTCTAACCAGTGTccgattgtttaaaataacaagttgaTAGTCAGAAAGTAATGGTTCTAACCAGTGTCCGATTgttcaaaataacaagttgaTAGTCAGAAGTTATGGTTCTAACCAGTGTccgattgtttaaaataacaagttgaTAGTCAGAAAGTTATGGTTCTTACCAGTGTccgattgtttaaaataacaagttgaTAGTCAGAAAGTTATGGTTTTAACCATCGTccgattgtttaaaataacaagttgaTAGTCAGAAAGTTATGGTTCTAACCAGCGTccgattgtttaaaataacaagttgaTAGTCAGAAAGTTATGGTTCTAACCAGCGTccgattgtttaaaataacaagttgaTAGTCAGAAAGTTATGGTTCTAACCAGTGTCCGATTgttcaaaataacaagttgaTAGTCAGAAAGTTATGGTTCTAACCAGCGTccgattgtttaaaataacatgtTAATAGTCAGAAAGTTATGGTTCTAACCAGCGTccgattgtttaaaataacaagttgaTAGTCAGAAAGTTATGGTTCTAACCAGTGTCCGATTgttcaaaataacaagttgaTAGTCAGAAAGTTATGGTTCTAACCAGCGTccgattgtttaaaataacaagtTAATAGTCAGAAAGTTATGGTTCTAACCAGCGTccgattgtttaaaataacaagttgaTAGTCAGAAGTTATGATTCTAACCAGTGTccgattgtttaaaataacaagttgaTAGTCAGAAAGTTATGGTTCTAACCAGTGTccgattgtttaaaataacaagttgaTAGTCAGAAAGTTATGGTTCTAACCAGTGTccgattgtttaaaataacaagttgaTAGTCAGAAAGTTATGGTTCTAACCAGTGTCCGATTgttcaaaataacaagttgaTAGTCAGAAGTTATGGTTCTAACCAGTGTccgattgtttaaaataacaagttgaTAGTCAGAAAGTTATGGTTCTAACCAGTGTCCGATTGGTCATTTGCAGGTTCAGTGTTATAAATTTGTCCAACTATTCAAGTATTTGCATATTAACATTTGTATACgtatatttcataaaacaaaacaaagtacAATAGACCGTTACCTGACATAAATCTTAACCTTGAATACATGTTTACCCGTTTGAAAGGTTTAACACTAGTTATTTGCGAGCTGTTATTTACTTGCTGAccggtgtgagcaaaggctccgtgttgaaaaccgtattttgacctataatggtttacttttaaaaattgtcacacggatggagagttgtctctctgGCAcataattataccacatcttcttacaccTAACTAATAATTAAAACGATACTTACGGTGATAAGTTTATCTCCCTTTATTTCCCTCACAACTTTGACTGTTTTCCATCCCATTAGTTCGCTTTGTTCTTTCATTGTCATTTTACTGTCAGAATCAATGGTTATTGTAAACTAAACAAAAGAAACGTGTTAaacattaatttcattttttttacattttacatttgaatgcattttcTGTAAAGGATTGTAAAAGGATTGTAAATGAGAGAGGGCAATATGTTTTGTGAGATTCTTCTTGTTATGTtttcatttgcaaaattttaagtgaaatcgaaaaaaatatataattcgtgtacaaattttttattatcttgttaCACTGAATTGATGCGCAAGTATGGCTTGTGTAATACAATCATTTAAACATGAATCCATTGTACAGAAATGTGATATTTTATAATTCTTTGAGAATGTCATGTTAATTTCCAATGTTTTTATGTAGCATTTGGGTTTTACTCTTTTTCTTaagtttaacaatttttctcttttcatCTTAAGTGCACGTCTCCCTCGATAAAGCCAGTTTAGAATATGAATTATCATATTGGTTTCGAATGTggtaacatattttcaattatttatgtttatagtgTTATCTTATACCATTGGGATGCCTTTAATATTAAGTTACTTTGAGTAATAAAATTTGGTGCCAATAAATTCATTACGAGTGAATAAATATGACTGCATTGGCGTAACATGATACCATAGCATatgaataaaagtaaattacggGAATAAGGGAAATCGtgaatgaaacatttaaaatgtaactATAAGAATAATCAAAATACACAAGAGGGAAACATACAGGAATTTAATAATATGTGTGTAAACAATAAAGTAAACTCTCAATCATAATGAGTCAAATTGAGagcaaatctaaaatatgaGAAGCGAGAAATTATGACgttacttaaaaaaattatcgttggtcatctcaacgagatttgttttctcgcttgagccggtaaGGCAAAAGTGATAAAAACAATCGAgctgagatgaccaatgataatctttttatcGCTATTAACCTTAGACGCACCCTTAGTTGGtagtaatgattttttttatcgctattttaagaaaatttccTTTGACCTTAATAACTGATAACTTTTGTTCTCAGCGGAGACGGGTGCTATGAAAAATTCTCGCTAGAAACAAAGGCCGCACGTGTTTGTTGTCTATGAAATTAACAAcgttgtcataggtaaaatagcgataaacagattatcatcgGTCATCggatttcaattgtttttctcACTTTCTCTGTACCGGCTCATGCAgaaaaatcaatctcgttgagataaccaacaataatctataaatatcacTCTACTGTGCTGAGAAAGGAAATAATCAGTCAGTAATAACGAAGGAAAATATCGTTCTAAAGCgatatcaatatattataatacGACATTATTTGTCTAAACACGAATATTTTCGTTATAATGTATATACCTTAAGACCTTTCCCAAAAGGTCCTGTAGTAGACACTTCTTCACCAGACTTGAATTTATAACATTTGCTTGGTGTTACGTCACTAGATGCGTCACACATCCAGTATTCTCCGTCTTGTTTAAATTCCAATGTGCTCTTAgcatttctgaatttttcaatcAGGTCTTCAGTGACACCTGTAACGATGCTGTGTACATGTAATGTTTAAGTCGACGTAGAAACTAAGTATCTTTGAATATCTATAATCTGGAAAATATCCAGTTTTTCTGCTTCATTAGTATATGATTGATAACAACAGATGTAACAATTTTATGAAAGGCAAAAGAAATAATTTCTGCTTCGATTGTTTAATAAAAACcttctttttcatttaatgtCTCGTTTCACTATCTCTTAACGGCAAAAGGCttaaatagtaaaattttgTGATGCCGATGGAATTTATTGGTTGTCATGTTCTATTGATTTAAAATGCTAATTATTCTTAAAATACTAATTTGAAAGGTCCAGAATGTAAACAAACTTTCACCACTTCCTGAACGTTATGTACAATTAATTGAGATTTAACATTTAGCTTTCTTATTTTTGGTACATTATAGCTTTGTTTGACACAGCTAAGAAATGGACAAAGATACCAACGTGTACCACATTAAATACTGAATCAATCATGGTCACACTATAACGAATTTCTCTAAAAGTAAGGGCATGACGAAGCTGGCTGGATTGAAACAGGACATTGCtaatttggttgatttttttttataaacacaaCGAAATAATTTAGGTGTTTCAATATGACTTATCGCTATTTTTCTGCCCATTTTATGTGTTGTAAACGTTCTTGCAAAAACGAATGCTGACGTGACCAGAGTAAAGTCAGACGTCAGAAGAGCAAAGGAGATTATTGTTCGAGGCATGTTTCTgagaatatattattttaagagTCTAAAATAGCGATGTTTACTACAACAcagcaaatattttaaattaacgTATTTGAAggtcatttaaaacaaaatgtatatgaattaaaaactgCTTATACTGTATATTTAGATCTAAAATGTGCATGTACAATTTATTCTGCCAGGAAAATAATCAATTACTACATTTCGGATCATTTTGAATGTCCATACCATGTACGAGACGGAAAAACAAGCCCACGTGTTAagagaaataaagaaaacaagatGCACATTCTAGGTATAAGTGAATGACTATGGACAGggttttgaaaacaattgacAAATACAGGAGATACAACCATATACTCTGGTAGAAAAGATGACACACACCAGGGAAGAGTTGCCATTATCATCAACAAATCAGCATCTAAATCACTAATTGAGTACAATCCAGTAAACGAAAGAATACACCATCAGCAGTAACAACACAGGCATCCGGTGGACTATATTTAACTACCTAGAAATTCTGGACTATACAGATGATCTGCCCTTATTGTCACATCTAGTAACACATCTAGTAACACACATGCAAGACAAAACAACTTAGTTACAAAAGAATGCAAGTACGATTGGATTGAATACCAACATAACAGATTTAAATGGGACACCCCTTGATTGCACTTTATCTTTCACCTACTTTGGCAGCATAGTAACATCTGAAGGAGGAGCAGACAAAGACACAGAGCCAGAATAGGAAAAGCaagaaatgcattttaaaataagtCACATCTGGAAGTCAAGCAACATCAGTAAGAACACCAGAATTAGACTTTATAACAGTTGTGTACTAGCAGTGTGCTTTATGGGACAGAATGCTAGATTATGACAGAAAAAGACACTAACAAGCTCTCCAGTTTTCACAACTTTTGTCTTAGAAAGATCTTAAGGATATTCTTGCCGCGTTAGATCACCAACAAAGACCTCCATGAAACAACAGGTTCTAACAACATGGAGACTTTATTGAagcaaaataaaatggaaataaattggctattttttttagaagagCAACGGAGACTTTGACCAAAGTCGCCCCAAGATTGACACCCGAGGGAAAAGAAAGGACGCCCCAAAACAACTTGGAGAAAACCGTTGAATCTGAAATGAAAGAACATGAAATCAGCTGGGTCAAAATAGAAAAGAGAGCACAGGAAAGATCTAGTCCGTGTGTGTGCCTTCGGGTATACTACGGACTAGGTAGGTATGTATGTATATTTCGAATCTGGTTACTTTTCCTGGGCACCAGGTGAGATCACACTAtgattttggtggggttcgtctAGTTTGCCATAGTGTGTGttttgtactgttgtttgtctctATGGTCGTTTTTCGTTTACCctggcattgccatttctttctCGACAATTGCGTTTGATTGTCTCTTTGGAATATTTGCTTCTTGTAGGAAAACggtttaaaaaagtataaaaatcacATATCGATTACAATCTGAAAataacgatattttttttttttttatcatcttaaaATGAGATTTGTTGAAATACATTTGACAAGACTGTAATTTACTTGAAATTTCtggtttataaaaaaagaaagaaaaaaagaaaaaagagtgTCTGGTTTGACGCTGTTAATTGTCGAATGACTAAATACATTCCGATTC
It contains:
- the LOC134683713 gene encoding gastrotropin-like, encoding MTQFIGKWTGDGDSYTNYEEFAKASGVTEDLIEKFRNAKSTLEFKQDGEYWMCDASSDVTPSKCYKFKSGEEVSTTGPFGKGLKFTITIDSDSKMTMKEQSELMGWKTVKVVREIKGDKLITTMELENGIQMTAEMTKC